The Patescibacteria group bacterium region GATGGCCGACCAAATTTAGGCCTGGATAATAAGACAAAAGATAGATATCTTTAGCCTCCAAATAAAGGGCGTAATCGAAATCTGTAAAATTACGAGGCAGCTCTAGCTTGCCGGAAAGGGTTAGAAGGTCGCCATAATAAAATTCGGGATAGAGCGGGACGCTAGTTAAAATCTTTCCCTTATCCGAACACAAGACCAGCTGCTGCTTATCAAAACTAACTTCTGGTTCAGCACAAACCCTGACAGGCAGGCCGTTATACTTCCCTAGCCGGCTTGGGGCCAGGAATTTATCTGAGCGGCTATTAAGAAAAGAAAATAAGAAAAGGCTGCCGATAAAAATAAGATTTAGTTTCCTCAGCTTCTTAGACATAAAAAAATACTGGTTAGCCACCAGTATCCTAGCATTCTGCTCCTAAATTGCTTCTAAAATTATTATCAAGCCTTTTTCTCGGCCAGCTGCCATTTAAGATAAGCCTCGATAAAAGGTAATAAATTCCCGTCTAAAACCGCCTCAACGTCGCTGGTTTCATAGTTAGTCCGATGATCTTTGACTAAGCGGTTGCCATAAAGGAAATAGGAACGGATTTGCTTGCCCCATTCCGCCTTTTGCACTTCACCCTTTAATTCCCTTTCGGTGTTAGCTTTTTCTTCCAGAGCTAAATTATATAATTTAGCTTTTAAAATCTTCAAGGCGATTTCCCGATTCTGATGCTGAGAACGCTCAGTCTGGCAAGTTACAACGATCTTAGTCGGTAAATGGGTCAGACGGACAGCTGAATCGGTCGTATTAACGCTCTGGCCGCCGGGACCGCTAGAACGGAACACATCCCAACTTAAATCATCCTCTTTGATGACGAAACTGTCAGCCTCAGGCAAATCCGGCATGACTTCTACCAAAGCAAAAGAAGTCTGGCGCAGATTTTCCCCATCAAACGGGGAGACCCTGAGCAAGCGATGGACGCCATTTTCACTTTTCAGGTGGCCATAGGCATAAGGTCCGCTTATCTTCAGAATCACGCTTTTAAGGCCAGCTTCATTGCCATAATTCCTATCCAAAATCTCGACCATCCATGACTTTTTCTCGGCTAAACGCAAATACATCCTTTCCAGCATCTGGGCCCAATCCTGGGCATCGACGCCGCCGGTGCCAGCGTGGACCGACAAGATGGCGTTATCCCTATCATGTTTATCAGCCAAGAGGGTCAAGAACTCTAAATTATTAAAACGCTCCAAGAGCCTATTATATTTCTCTTCTAGATCAGGGGCTAGGGCCTCTTCACCTTCTTTGGCCGCTAAGGCTAAGAATTCTTCGCTCTCCCGTAAATCCTTCTCTAAATCCTGCCAAAGTTTGATTTCATTCATCAGGCTCTCGGCTGCCTGGCTGATTTTGACCGCACTGGCCTGGTCTTGCCAAAAATCCGGATCAGCCATCAGTCTCTGCTGGTCATGGAGCTGTACCAGCTTGGCATCGATACCCAAAATCTGCTTCATTTTCAGACAGCGTTCCCTCAATTCTTCAGTTTTTTTCAAAAGGTTTTCCATAATTTTATTATAACAAAAAAACCGGCGATTGCCAGGCTTCTAAAAAGACCCCGGACCAAATAGCTCAAAACTATTCTTTCCGGGGTGCGATTATAAATGATTCACAAAGACCTAAGCGCGTTTACCTAAAGCAGCGGGACTACTATAAGCTATTGTGCCAGTAATCCATTCAAAGGAAGCAGTCCAACCAGCTAAACCATAACTAAGGTAGCGAACACATAAGCCGTTACCTTCACTGCGATAAATTGTCCCCCAAAAAAGCACCCTTCCCATCTTCCAAGATTCCGGAATAAGCTCTCTGTGCTCTAAAAGATAATCAAGAACATTAGCGTTTAGGACAATCTTTCTTTTAATTTTTCCGATGATTTCCCTGAGCTCATCGCCGTCTTCGGAAAGATTTTTCTCTTGCTTCTTTGAATAAAACAGCTCAAGCAAACTTGGGTCCCAAGCCCACAAACCATGACCGATATGAGACCTCACCGACCAGCCATCTATAGGTATAAGCGGTGCAGCGTCAGTGTCGATCAGATGCTTAGGATGCTCAATTTTGCTTGGATCATTAACAAATGAAAGACATCTTGCCGATTTGTCTTCGATAATCACATACTGCAACACGTTCAGCACTTCAGAGAAGTCAAGAACGCCTTTATGAAGCCTTTTTTCAATTTCCCTGAATTTACGGTTCAGTTTCCCGAGTTGCTCGTCGGTTAATTTCCCACTGTCGACAACAGATTTTTTTCCGTTTTTCATTTTTGACAGTTTTTGGTTTTTAGCCGTACTCGAATCTTTGTTGATTCTGCTACAGCCCCTAAAAATCTAAGGATAGATCGCTAGGGGCTAAAGCAGAATATTTATAAAGGACTGATTCTAAAGACTAATCTTAGTATGCTAATAGTATTTTGTCAAAAAACACCCCTATTAAGGGGTGTTTCATAAAATATTCCAAAATCAAGATTAACGTTTGCTCCATTGCGGGCGCTTGCGAGCTTTTCTAAGACCAGGTTTCTTTCTTTCCACTTTACGCGGATCACGGGTTAAGAAACCATTGGCTTTCAAAGCTTCTTTAGACGCTGGATCAAAAAGCAGAATAGCTCGGGAAAGGCCGTGTCTAACCGCTTCCATTTGGCCGCTCTTGCCGCCGCCTTTAACAATGATGGAAAAGTTGAAATCACGGGCATGGCCGGTTACTTTTAAAGGTTGGCTAACGGCGGACAAGGATTCAGGAGAAAAATACTGGCTCAGCTTCTGACCGTTGACCACAATAGCGCCTTTACCATCTTCGTATAAGCGAATCTGGGCAACCGCGGTCTTACGGCGGCCGACTGCCTTGATGTATTTGCCTTTAAACTCAATATTTTCATTCTTATCAAAATCATGATCGTCGATTTCTTCATCGATAGCGGTTAAAGCTACCTCCAATTCTTCATCTGGCTTGATAATTTTTTTAGACTGAGCCGTCTTTTGTTTTCTTTCCATATTGATTATCTAATAATTAAACGCTTCATCATATTCGGGCGTAAACGGGTGGCGGGTAACATTTCTCTAACTGCCCGACGTAAAACTTCACCCGGATCCTTAGCGACTATTTCGGACATCTTTTTCGTCTTTAAACCGCCGATATAACCGGAAAAATGGTAATACTGCTTCTGATTTAATTTCTTGCCGGTGAACTTGGCAAACTTGATATTCGCTACTTCGACGATATCGCCTAAATCTAGATGAGCCTGGTATTCCGGCTTATTCTTTCCC contains the following coding sequences:
- the rplM gene encoding 50S ribosomal protein L13 produces the protein MKNIERKLHKLDAADQTIGRLATKIATILRGKNKPEYQAHLDLGDIVEVANIKFAKFTGKKLNQKQYYHFSGYIGGLKTKKMSEIVAKDPGEVLRRAVREMLPATRLRPNMMKRLIIR
- the prfB gene encoding peptide chain release factor 2 — protein: MENLLKKTEELRERCLKMKQILGIDAKLVQLHDQQRLMADPDFWQDQASAVKISQAAESLMNEIKLWQDLEKDLRESEEFLALAAKEGEEALAPDLEEKYNRLLERFNNLEFLTLLADKHDRDNAILSVHAGTGGVDAQDWAQMLERMYLRLAEKKSWMVEILDRNYGNEAGLKSVILKISGPYAYGHLKSENGVHRLLRVSPFDGENLRQTSFALVEVMPDLPEADSFVIKEDDLSWDVFRSSGPGGQSVNTTDSAVRLTHLPTKIVVTCQTERSQHQNREIALKILKAKLYNLALEEKANTERELKGEVQKAEWGKQIRSYFLYGNRLVKDHRTNYETSDVEAVLDGNLLPFIEAYLKWQLAEKKA
- the rpsI gene encoding 30S ribosomal protein S9, producing MKAVGRRKTAVAQIRLYEDGKGAIVVNGQKLSQYFSPESLSAVSQPLKVTGHARDFNFSIIVKGGGKSGQMEAVRHGLSRAILLFDPASKEALKANGFLTRDPRKVERKKPGLRKARKRPQWSKR